The following nucleotide sequence is from Rhizobium etli CFN 42.
CCGGAGCGCAATCGCCGCGTCATGGCCAAACTCAGGATGACGCAGGAGCGATTTTGCAACTTCATAGGCGTCGTCAGTGCCAATCTCGTAAAGTGCCTGCCGGTACGAAAGTGCATGACTGGTGCGCCACTCGTTCAGCGCCTCTTGGTTGCGCCCGCCCTTGGCCAACTCTTTAAGTGCATCCCGCTGCTTGAGGTCTTCTAGCAGGAATTCTGAGACCCACTTCATTTGTGATGAGTCCGGCACGCGCCGCATGGCATCCACAATTTTGGCCATATCGTGGCGTGACGGTGGGCCCGAACGCATGAGGCAGTCCGCCCAGCCGTTCAGCGCTTCAACGAGCTTGAGGCGGCCCTCAGCTGGAACATCGTCCATTGGCTCATTCGTGCCGTGTTTGCCGTGGGCGGTGATAAGGTCTGCGAGGGCCTCGATATCGCCGTGGTCTTGTATGGCCGAGAACGACACGACTGCCTCGACGAACACGTCGGGGCGCGTACCTGATATCTTGTCTCGAAGCAGTCCCAGGGGAGCGTACGTCGCAGACGACGGCATCCCGTTCGCATAAATTTTGGGCTTGAGCTCGAGGAATTCGCTTATCATCCTCGCAACGATACCGGGTCCTGAGAGGAAGAGTGCGCCGCCGGTCCGCTCATCTATCTCCTGGCTATCAATGACGATGGTCGCGAGTTCTGGCGCCTCGCTGACTGGCTGGGGCGACAGGTATTCTTGCACCCGGAATGGCAATGGAGAGCCGGTCAAAATACGGTCCGTCATTGCCGCGGCAACGACTTCGGGAAACGCGCTAGCGACCTGATGGAAGGCAGCGGTCTGGTCCGCCCTTAGGTCCAGTTTTTCGTTGCGCAGGATAGCGTCAAGATCGGCGACCTCCCCCGAGCTTTGGGCTTTGCGGATAGAGCGAGCGAGGTTACGGGCGGGGCTTGCCATTGCGCCGGTGTCCTCATCCTGCAGCGCTCGCAAACGCGTCAGGGCGGGCGGGGCGGTCAGTCCGTCGAAATAGTCCCGCTCGGCAACGCGTCGCCAAACTTCATTGTCAGCGCCATATAGCACTGCTGTCGCCTGTCTGGGTGCGCCTCGGAAAAGGAATGCTTCCACTGCTTTTGACTTCACCTCGACGCTGGGGTCTCGCTTCGCGAGGTCGAACGCGGTTTCGAGAGCTTCAATACCCCCGCCGAAGATGAGCCCCGAAACAAGCCTCTCCCGGACCCGCTCCTGCAGGTGATCGTAGTCACTTTGCAGGTAGCCCCCGAAAACGCTTGGTCGGATACGATCGCCAATGTTGAGAGCTTCGCTTTGGATTTGGTCGCTTGAGTTGGAAACAAGCGGCCAAACCAGGTCGGCAAAGTCACCACGGCCCGTCTTCATCATGAATCCGACCGCCAAGTCCACCTGATCGGCTTGGTGCCATGAGCGTGCAAAAGCTTGCACCTCGTGTGAGACCAAGCTCCAAACTGCGTCTCCTGTCCGGTACACAATTTCGGCCGCAAGCATCGGTCCGACAGACATAGCGAGTCTCGCCGCTCGGGCGACGATAGCGACACCAGATTCATCCTCTGCAAGGCGTTCACAGGCGAAGAGAATTGCTTCTTCCCAGAGCCGGTCGTCGAGAAGCTCTTGGGCAAAACTGCTTTCGAGGCCTGCGTCCTTAGGAAGGTCACGCATCATTGCCTCGACATGCCCGGCGGCATACCATTCCTGAAATTGCTGATGCTGGAAGGCGTAGGTGTCGCCTTCGCCGTGCACCAACACGTGCGTGGCGACAAGGGTCTCCAAGACGCTTGCAGGTTCCGGGGCGTTCTGGACCAGCCCCTCGGTCAACAATTTTGTGTTGCTTGCTCGTAGGGACTGTCGTGCTGCCGTGTCATCCAGCGCCGTAGTCCGCGCCTGCATCATGGCGACGGCCAGGTCACCCAGATAACGCCTGTGTTGCCCCAGCATGCTTTGTCGAAGTTGCTCGGCACGTTCGGGAATATCTTCATGCTGTTTTACCAGCAGCGAGATGGTGCTTTCCTTGGTGGTGGGAAGGGCGCCGGCGTCTCCAACCTGCAGGAGGACTTGGAGGTAAAACGGGATCCGGGCAAGGTCGCGGACGCCTGACGTTCTGCGCACACGGTCGAGCAAGTCCTGAGCAACACTTCCATGCCGGGATGCCAGGTCTTCCTGCTGCTCGTCGGAGAGCGACTCGACGTGAACCGTCCGCGCAACAAAGGGCACCGCCGCGGCCTGTGGGCGCGTGGTAATGCAGATGACCAGAAGCGGAAATTCACGCCTGAGCGCCCGCATGGTCTTGATAAGGGCTAGCCGCGCAACCGGTGTCACCTCGTTCCAGCCGTCCAATAGGAACGCAATTTCACCGTGCGCTGAGAGAAACTTGAGATGCTCTGACCGGATGCCTGCAAATGCCTGACGACCAACTACCCATGAAAAGAGGTCGTCCACGCTCTGGCCGACTTCTGCGAGCGGGACCAGCAGCGGTAAAGGCCCGCTTTCCAAAAGTCTGGCACCGAGCTGCACCAACGTGGTCGACTTTCCCTGACCCGGCTCCGCCACGAGGTCCAGAACGCCACACGACCGGAGTGCTGCGGCCATTTCGACGTGCGTGAATGACTTTCCCCGCGATGAGGCAGATGTCAGATAGAGCGAAACGGCATGGGCGGGGCCCTGCTGAGCGAATGTCTCGATGTGGCGCTGAGCTGCCGAGCGCACCTTTTCTAACAGGGCTGGCAAATCTTCGCTCCGTGGAAGGCCAAACTGCTTGCGGAGATATCCAAGCGCATCCGCGAGTTCGGTGCCCATAGGCTCCACGCGGGCGCGGCCACCTGTTAGCAGTTGTTCAAACGCCCTTTCTTCCGCGTCCTTCTTCCATTTGTGAAGCAATTCGACCGGGAATGCCTTTTCGTCATGGTCGATCTGGTGGGCATGGTCGCTACAAAGCCAGATTCCATTATCCGGGGCTTTCCGTTCTTCCGGGGTCAGG
It contains:
- a CDS encoding NACHT domain-containing protein — protein: MSVSPEVSTTPSTSLASSGKSQRDNFTEPTKRLLAQRVGWLCSNPECTKPTVGPQKGGPGTMNIGVAAHITAASEGFARYDARLTPEERKAPDNGIWLCSDHAHQIDHDEKAFPVELLHKWKKDAEERAFEQLLTGGRARVEPMGTELADALGYLRKQFGLPRSEDLPALLEKVRSAAQRHIETFAQQGPAHAVSLYLTSASSRGKSFTHVEMAAALRSCGVLDLVAEPGQGKSTTLVQLGARLLESGPLPLLVPLAEVGQSVDDLFSWVVGRQAFAGIRSEHLKFLSAHGEIAFLLDGWNEVTPVARLALIKTMRALRREFPLLVICITTRPQAAAVPFVARTVHVESLSDEQQEDLASRHGSVAQDLLDRVRRTSGVRDLARIPFYLQVLLQVGDAGALPTTKESTISLLVKQHEDIPERAEQLRQSMLGQHRRYLGDLAVAMMQARTTALDDTAARQSLRASNTKLLTEGLVQNAPEPASVLETLVATHVLVHGEGDTYAFQHQQFQEWYAAGHVEAMMRDLPKDAGLESSFAQELLDDRLWEEAILFACERLAEDESGVAIVARAARLAMSVGPMLAAEIVYRTGDAVWSLVSHEVQAFARSWHQADQVDLAVGFMMKTGRGDFADLVWPLVSNSSDQIQSEALNIGDRIRPSVFGGYLQSDYDHLQERVRERLVSGLIFGGGIEALETAFDLAKRDPSVEVKSKAVEAFLFRGAPRQATAVLYGADNEVWRRVAERDYFDGLTAPPALTRLRALQDEDTGAMASPARNLARSIRKAQSSGEVADLDAILRNEKLDLRADQTAAFHQVASAFPEVVAAAMTDRILTGSPLPFRVQEYLSPQPVSEAPELATIVIDSQEIDERTGGALFLSGPGIVARMISEFLELKPKIYANGMPSSATYAPLGLLRDKISGTRPDVFVEAVVSFSAIQDHGDIEALADLITAHGKHGTNEPMDDVPAEGRLKLVEALNGWADCLMRSGPPSRHDMAKIVDAMRRVPDSSQMKWVSEFLLEDLKQRDALKELAKGGRNQEALNEWRTSHALSYRQALYEIGTDDAYEVAKSLLRHPEFGHDAAIALRLIAMPTLLDKRANVWPDLDRAQAARERRSKQSDLSLDAAEIILDVAEELAASEPLYGRAVALAAIAVVMPHIVRPELMSKVAGLEVTSHTKLDFFNGMIVGGLLPSADLVLQEFRNVLAEKENRWWDDQTSHAISSWLKVLPNTDRPTSVFDALALVPEKNLPRWQIRDILPQLRLLGVETKAGMLREFALRFPDMLSEHEWFGQVQKLGFRRAMDLLLEGVEGHLGKGFDLRTGHFLLPEQLAYAMADNDMPYLFEKLAAARSDGAKELVFSVLLKTSSVEGLMAAAQSSVGRQTIRRQGARGVQDMIYSREPHSPDGTSYELRPLNASEVRRQLFALTVSPDKDQAAFAVDYLTRIDMIRQEDGAILDEPRHPNIQSGRPWPQVAPPH